The following coding sequences lie in one Arabidopsis thaliana chromosome 3, partial sequence genomic window:
- a CDS encoding RAB6-interacting golgin (DUF662) (Family of unknown function (DUF662); CONTAINS InterPro DOMAIN/s: Protein of unknown function DUF662 (InterPro:IPR007033); BEST Arabidopsis thaliana protein match is: Family of unknown function (DUF662) (TAIR:AT2G36355.1); Has 299 Blast hits to 297 proteins in 71 species: Archae - 2; Bacteria - 15; Metazoa - 102; Fungi - 2; Plants - 124; Viruses - 0; Other Eukaryotes - 54 (source: NCBI BLink).), whose product MSSKNNSGAAAVSGVNTNGKLPMEDNEEEEIWKVAVTRFQAREEEIERKKMTVKEKVQQRLGFAEEATRCLTQTLEELEIMGDPMRKEVGMVRKKIDMANRDIKSLAQSCQKKEKEYKDTLEAFNEKNKEKAHLVSMLMELLAESERLRIKKLEEINKTVGTLQ is encoded by the exons atgagtagCAAGAATAACTCCGGAGCTGCTGCAGTTTCTGGAGTCAACACCAACGGTAAGCTACCAATGGAggacaatgaagaagaagagatatggAAAGTTGCAGTGACGAGGTTTCAAGCccgagaagaagagatcgagaggaagaagatgactgtTAAGGAAAAAGTTCAACAGCGGCTCGGTTTTGCAGAGGAAGCTACAAGATGCTTAACTCAAACATTGGAA GAGCTAGAGATTATGGGAGATCCTATGAGAAAAGAAGTTGGTATGGTGAGGAAGAAAATCGACATGGCGAATCgagatatcaaatctttggCACAAAGCTGTCAGAAAAAG GAGAAGGAATACAAAGACACATTGGAAGCTTTCaatgaaaagaacaaagagaaagctCACCTTGTTTCCATGTTAATGGAG CTACTGGCTGAAAGTGAAAGATTAAGGATAAAGAAACTGGAGGAAATCAACAAGACTGTTGGAACCTTGCAATGA
- the KIPK gene encoding KCBP-interacting protein kinase (KCBP-interacting protein kinase (KIPK); FUNCTIONS IN: protein binding, protein kinase activity, kinase activity; INVOLVED IN: protein amino acid phosphorylation; EXPRESSED IN: 23 plant structures; EXPRESSED DURING: 13 growth stages; CONTAINS InterPro DOMAIN/s: Protein kinase, catalytic domain (InterPro:IPR000719), Serine/threonine-protein kinase domain (InterPro:IPR002290), Serine/threonine-protein kinase-like domain (InterPro:IPR017442), Protein kinase-like domain (InterPro:IPR011009), Serine/threonine-protein kinase, active site (InterPro:IPR008271); BEST Arabidopsis thaliana protein match is: Protein kinase superfamily protein (TAIR:AT2G36350.1); Has 124560 Blast hits to 89262 proteins in 3560 species: Archae - 52; Bacteria - 15690; Metazoa - 49589; Fungi - 14453; Plants - 20319; Viruses - 421; Other Eukaryotes - 24036 (source: NCBI BLink).), with the protein MGSFAGACEIVEEKDDEVRLPKHSGRYGKSVMGSSSKDLVERKQREYHGSLEYDIDMLFQSISVKPSTTRLMSSSFHHHETSASAGPSRTTSPSKRIASMKKPGTPQSPRFVGLSDSVSLKQALRDRCISKASEMAAQKRLSKSAAASPRVSEADRIKSLYNQVSNESTSSRSGLVPVDKGKGSLVEIPLMPVNDKPSSSKSVPQRFEDPSNPISEPSQAGTSFGLQGVGNQTREIKLLHRSNKPGSCLSSGSGDYEIELDENVASPSTHAFVEDDVIEIDKHVTSLPSHSSKKVNATELDKNISSSAVDSEQKGKLDDAPNSGTENGKTVRKVTRMIPRPKQPKKKILLKKKLKIGVVSATYPTKDDEEIVPSLDSSANQLLCQRCHCSLKSTSIDDNPPSYTSSHNPKICTDSLSSVSNKEAHQGSDENSSGSCNVSQSSEADIVIMKQDVSSSNNSGIGAMVEKETENPTSSEKFEFSLSSKDSLGDYSRSTSISEESNLSRFSCGNKPHMSMDVRWEAIKHIKVQYGSLGLRHFNLLKKLGCGDIGTVYLAELIGTNCLFAIKVMDNEFLARRKKSPRAQAEREILKMLDHPFLPTLYAQFTSDNLSCLVMEYCPGGDLHVLRQKQLGRCFPEPAARFYVAEILLALEYLHMLGIIYRDLKPENILVREDGHIMLTDFDLSLRCAVNPTLVRSNSPPGKDPARISGPYNTSNCIQPFCITEPSCQVSCFSPRLSSNQQQGRKPKRGDHLSKTQQHLSRSLPQLVAEPTEARSNSFVGTHEYLAPEIIKGEGHGAAVDWWTFGVLLYELLYGKTPFKGYNNDETLANVVLQNLKFPDSPLVSFQAKDLIRGLLVKEPENRLGSEKGSVEIKRHPFFEGLNWALIRCAIPPELPDFYEYGGGPEAAADSPGGSNNRYLECKAIGDHLEFELF; encoded by the exons ATGGGGTCGTTTGCAGGCGCTTGTGAGATTGTGGAAGAGAAGGATGATGAAGTAAGATTGCCAAAACATTCCGGGAGATATGGTAAATCGGTTATGGGATCATCAAGTAAGGATTTGGTGGAGCGTAAGCAACGAGAGTATCATGGTTCTCTTGAGTATGACATTGATATGCTTTTTCAGTCTATTTCTGTTAAACCATCTACTACGAGGTTGATGAGTTCTTCTTTCCATCATCATGAGACGAGCGCGAGTGCCGGTCCAAGCAGGACCACAAGCCCTTCGAAGAGAATTGCGTCCATGAAAAAACCAGGGACACCTCAGTCTCCTAGATTTGTTGGTCTCTCTGATTCAGTTTCTTTGAAGCAGGCTCTTAGGGATCGTTGCATTTCTAAGGCGTCGGAAATGGCTGCTCAGAAACGGTTGTCGAAATCTGCTGCTGCATCTCCGAGGGTCTCAGAAGCTGACAGGATAAAGAGTTTGTATAACCAAGTTTCGAATGAATCTACTAGCAGCAGGTCTGGGCTTGTTCCTGTGGACAAGGGTAAAGGAAGTTTGGTTGAGATACCTTTGATGCCTGTAAACGATAAACCAAGCTCTTCAAAGAGCGTACCTCAACGGTTTGAAGATCCTTCTAACCCCATTTCTGAGCCATCTCAAGCTGGAACCAGTTTTGGATTACAAGGAGTGGGGAATCAAACGCGGGAGATTAAGCTGTTGCATAGATCCAACAAACCTGGGTCTTGTCTTAGTTCTGGCAGTGGAGATTATGAGATAGAGTTAGATGAAAATGTTGCGTCTCCTTCCACTCATGCATTTGTTGAAGATGATGTGATAGAAATAGACAAACACGTTACTTCACTGCCATCTCACTCTAGCAAGAAAGTCAATGCGACGGAGCTTGACAAGAATATTTCCTCATCTGCTGTAGACTCAGAGCAGAAAGGGAAGTTGGATGATGCACCTAATTCAGGGACAGAGAATGGCAAAACAGTACGGAAGGTAACAAGAATGATTCCACGTCCCAAACaaccgaaaaagaaaattttgcttAAGAAGAAGTTAAAAATCGGGGTTGTGTCAGCAACTTACCCAACAAAAGACGATGAAGAAATTGTTCCTTCCTTGGACTCTAGTGCCAATCAACTTCTCTGCCAGAGATGTCACTGTTCGTTGAAGAGCACCAGCATCGATGACAACCCACCTTCATATACTTCTAGTCATAATCCTAAGATTTGCACAGATAGTTTGAGCTCTGTTTCAAATAAAGAAGCTCATCAAGGATCTGACGAGAACTCCTCTGGCTCGTGTAATGTCAGTCAAAGCTCTGAAGCTGACATTGTCATAATGAAACAAGATGTTTCCTCTAGCAATAATAGTGGAATCGGTGCAATGGTAGAAAAAGAAACCGAGAATCCGACTTCCAGTGAGAAATTCGAGTTCTCTCTGAGTTCAAAAGATAGTCTTGGGGATTATAGCAGGAGCACAAGCATTAGTGAGGAGAGTAATCTGAGCCGATTTAGCTGTGGGAATAAGCCTCACATGTCGATGGATGTGAGATGGGAAGCGATTAAGCATATCAAGGTTCAATACGGCTCTTTGGGTTTACGACACTTCAACCTTCTGAAGAAACTTGGTTGTGGAGATATAGGAACAGTCTATCTCGCCGAGCTGATTGGTACAAACTGTTTGTTTGCCATAAAGGTTATGGACAACGAGTTCTTGGCGAGAAGGAAAAAGTCTCCCCGGGCACAAGCAGAAAGAGAAATACTTAAAATGTTGGACCATCCTTTTCTTCCTACATTATACGCGCAATTTACTTCGGATAATTTATCTTGTCTAGTCATGGAATATTGTCCTGGAGGAGATCTTCATGTCCTCAGACAGAAGCAGCTAGGCCGGTGTTTCCCTGAACCTGCAGCAAG ATTCTATGTGGCCGAAATTCTCCTTGCACTGGAGTACTTACACATGCTTGGTATCATATACCGAGATCTGAAACCGGAAAACATTCTTGTCCGTGAAGATGGACACATTATGCTTACGGATTTTGACCTCTCACTCCGTTGTGCAGTGAACCCGACTCTTGTCAGGTCAAACTCTCCACCTGGTAAAGATCCCGCAAGGATTTCAGGTCCATACAACACATCCAACTGCATACAACCATTCTGTATCACCGAACCATCTTGCCAGGTTTCGTGTTTCAGCCCTAGGCTCTCCTCAAACCAACAACAAGgtagaaaaccaaaaagggGTGATCATCTTTCGAAAACCCAACAACACTTGAGTAGATCATTGCCTCAGCTCGTGGCTGAACCAACCGAAGCAAGATCCAATTCCTTTGTGGGAACACACGAGTACCTAGCCCCAGAGATCATCAAAGGAGAAGGACATGGCGCTGCAGTTGACTGGTGGACTTTCGGGGTTCTCCTTTACGAGCTTTTATACGGGAAAACACCATTCAAAGGTTACAACAACGACGAGACTTTGGCCAATGTTGTGTTACAGAACCTCAAGTTTCCTGATAGCCCGCTTGTAAGCTTCCAGGCAAAAGACTTGATCAGGGGACTTCTTGTTAAGGAACCAGAGAACAGGCTCGGGTCAGAGAAAGGTTCTGTAGAGATCAAAAGACATCCTTTTTTTGAAGGATTGAATTGGGCTCTGATCCGGTGTGCAATCCCGCCTGAGCTACCGGATTTCTATGAGTATGGTGGTGGACCAGAGGCAGCGGCGGATTCGCCTGGAGGCAGTAATAATAGGTATCTTGAATGTAAAGCCATAGGCGATCATCTTGAGTTCGAGTTGTTTTAA
- the GRF4 gene encoding growth-regulating factor 4 (growth-regulating factor 4 (GRF4); CONTAINS InterPro DOMAIN/s: Glutamine-Leucine-Glutamine, QLQ (InterPro:IPR014978), WRC (InterPro:IPR014977); BEST Arabidopsis thaliana protein match is: growth-regulating factor 3 (TAIR:AT2G36400.1); Has 959 Blast hits to 852 proteins in 46 species: Archae - 0; Bacteria - 4; Metazoa - 66; Fungi - 4; Plants - 523; Viruses - 0; Other Eukaryotes - 362 (source: NCBI BLink).), with translation MDLQLKQWRSQQQNESEEQGSAATKISNFFFDQIQSQTATSAAAAPLPLFVPEPTSSSSFSCFSPDSSNSSSSSRFLKMGNFFSWAQWQELELQALIYRYMLAGASVPQELLLPIKKSLLHQSPMHFLHHPLQHSFPHHQPSWYWGRGAMDPEPGRCKRTDGKKWRCSRDVVAGHKYCDRHIHRGRNRSRKPVETATTTITTTATTTASSFVLGEELGHGPNNNHFFSSGSSQPLHLSHQQSCSSEMKQESNNNKRPYEANSGFSNGRSDDGHILRHFFDDWPRSSDSTSSPMSSSTCHLSISMPGNNTSSDVSLKLSTGNEEEEENMRNNNNEREQMNWWSNGGNHHNNMGGPLAEALRSASSTSSVLHQMGISTQVFH, from the exons ATGGACTTGCAACTGAAACAATGGAGAAGTCAGCAGCAGAATGAGTCAGAAGAACAAGGCTCTGCTGCAACTAAgatatcaaactttttctttgatcAGATTCAGTCCCAAACTGCTACTTCTGCTGCTGCGgctcctcttcctctctttgtCCCTGAACccacttcttcctcttctttctcttgcttctcTCCTGACTCttctaattcttcttcttcttccaggTTCCTCA agatgGGAAACTTCTTCAGCTGGGCACAGTGGCAAGAACTTGAGCTACAAGCACTGATCTATAGATACATGTTGGCTGGTGCTTCTGTTCCTCAAGAGCTTCTCTTACCTATTAAGAAAAGTCTCCTCCATCAATCTCCTATGCATTTCCTTCACCATCCTCTTCAACATAGTTTTCCTCATCACCAACCTTCTT GGTATTGGGGAAGAGGAGCAATGGATCCTGAGCCAGGGAGGTGTAAGAGAACTGACGGCAAGAAATGGAGATGTTCAAGGGATGTTGTAGCGGGCCACAAGTATTGTGACCGCCACATTCACCGTGGAAGAAACCGTTCAAGAAAGCCTGTGGAAACCGCCACAACCACCATCACAACGACAGCCACAACAACCGCATCTTCTTTTGTCTTAGGTGAGGAGCTTGGTCATGGACCAAACAACAACCACTTCTTCTCCTCTGGTTCATCTCAACCTCTCCACCTTAGTCATCAACAAAg TTGTTCTTCAGAGatgaaacaagaaagcaacaacaacaagaggCCATATGAAGCTAACAGTGGATTCAGCAATGGAAGATCAGACGATGGTCACATCTTGAGGCATTTCTTTGACGATTGGCCACGATCATCAGACTCTACCTCCAGTCCAATGAGCTCATCCACTTGTCATCTTTCAATCTCCATGCCCGGTAACAACACGTCCTCAGATGTTTCTCTAAAACTTTCCACAggcaatgaagaagaagaagagaacatgAGAAATAACAACAATGAGAGGGAGCAAATGAATTGGTGGAGCAATGGAGGGAATCACCACAACAATATGGGAGGACCATTAGCTGAGGCTTTGAGGTCAGCTTCTTCGACGTCAAGTGTTCTTCATCAGATGGGAATCTCTACTCAAGTTTTTCATTAA
- the MDAR1 gene encoding monodehydroascorbate reductase 1 (monodehydroascorbate reductase 1 (MDAR1); CONTAINS InterPro DOMAIN/s: Pyridine nucleotide-disulphide oxidoreductase, class-II (InterPro:IPR000103), FAD-dependent pyridine nucleotide-disulphide oxidoreductase (InterPro:IPR013027), FAD/NAD-linked reductase, dimerisation (InterPro:IPR016156), Pyridine nucleotide-disulphide oxidoreductase, NAD-binding region (InterPro:IPR001327); BEST Arabidopsis thaliana protein match is: Pyridine nucleotide-disulphide oxidoreductase family protein (TAIR:AT5G03630.1); Has 30852 Blast hits to 30793 proteins in 3038 species: Archae - 685; Bacteria - 24210; Metazoa - 865; Fungi - 584; Plants - 707; Viruses - 0; Other Eukaryotes - 3801 (source: NCBI BLink).), giving the protein MAEKSFKYIILGGGVSASILKTSDSVLVLLLLLSVRKVYLCKITCRWLIGYAAKEFANQGVQPGELAVISKEAVAPYERPALSKGYLFPEGAARLPGFHCCVGSGGEKLLPESYKQKGIELILSTEIVKADLSAKSLVSATGDVFKYQTLIIATGSTVLRLTDFGVKGADSKNILYLREIDDADKLVEAIKAKKGGKAVVVGGGYIGLELSAVLRINNLDVTMVFPEPWCMPRLFTADIAAFYETYYTNKGVKIIKGTVASGFTAQPNGEVKEVQLKDGRTLEADIVIVGVGAKPLTSLFKGQVEEDKGGIKTDAFFKTSVPDVYAVGDVATFPLKMYGDVRRVEHVDHSRKSAEQAVKAIKAAEGGAAVEEYDYLPFFYSRSFDLSWQFYGDNVGDSVLFGDSNPSNPKPRFGAYWVQGGKVVGAFMEGGSGDENKALAKVAKARPSAESLDELVKQGISFAAKI; this is encoded by the exons ATGGCGGAGAAGAGCTTTAAGTACATCATCCTCGGCGGCGGCGTCTCTGCC AGCATCTTAAAAACTTCCGATTCAGTTCtagttcttttgttgttgttaagtGTGAGAAAAGTGTATCTCTGCAAAATCACTTGCAGATGGTTAATA GGATACGCAGCTAAGGAGTTTGCCAATCAAGGGGTTCAACCAGGAGAATTGGCTGTTATCTCGAAAGAGGCG GTGGCTCCATATGAACGCCCTGCACTTAGCAAGGGGTATTTGTTTCCTGAAG gGGCTGCTAGACTTCCAGGTTTCCATTGCTGTGTTGGTAGTGGTGGAGAAAAACTGCTTCCTGAATCCTACAAGCAGAAAG GAATTGAGTTGATACTAAGCACAGAAATAGTGAAAGCTGATCTCTCTGCCAAGAGTCTTGTCAGTGCAACTGGGGATGTCTTCAAGTATCAGACGCTCATAATTGCAACTGGTTCTACT GTTCTCAGATTGACTGATTTTGGAGTAAAAGGTGCAGACTCTAAGAATATCCTCTATCTGAGAGAGATTGATGATGCCGACAAATTGGTTGAAGCAATTAAAGCTAAGAAAGGTGGAAAGGCTGTAGTTGTTGGCGGAGGTTACATTGGTCTTGAGCTTAGTGCAGTTTTAAGGATCAACAATTTAGATGTCACTATGGTTTTCCCTGAACCTTGGTGCA TGCCTAGGCTTTTCACCGCCGATATTGCTGCTTTCTATGAGACTTACTATACAAACAAGGGAGTGAAGATCATTAAAGGAACAGTGGCATCTGGGTTCACAGCTCAGCCAAATGGAGAG GTGAAGGAAGTACAACTCAAGGATGGGAGGACATTGGAAGCCGACATTGTGATAGTTGGGGTTGGTGCAAAACCATTGACATCCTTATTCAAGGGACAGGTCGAGGAAGATAAAGGTGGAATTAAG ACCGATGCATTCTTCAAAACAAGTGTTCCAGATGTTTACGCTGTTGGTGACGTTGCTACTTTCCCTTTGAAAATGTACGGAGACGTGAGAAGGGTCGAGCATGTTGACCATTCCCGCAAATCAGCAGAGCAAGCTGTTAAG GCGATCAAAGCGGCTGAGGGAGGCGCAGCGGTGGAGGAATACGACTATCTTCCATTCTTCTACTCTCGCTCCTTTGATCTCTCATGGCAGTTCTACGGAGACAACGTAGGAGACTCTGTGTTATTTGGAGACAGCAATCcatcaaacccaaaaccaaGATTTGGAGCATATTGGGTTCAAGGTGGTAAAGTGGTTGGAGCATTCATGGAGGGAGGTAGTGGTGATGAGAACAAAGCCTTGGCTAAAGTCGCCAAAGCTCGACCTTCTGCAGAGAGTCTCGACGAGCTCGTGAAACAAGGAATTTCCTTCGCAGCTAAGATC
- the MDAR1 gene encoding monodehydroascorbate reductase 1 (monodehydroascorbate reductase 1 (MDAR1); FUNCTIONS IN: monodehydroascorbate reductase (NADH) activity; INVOLVED IN: response to cadmium ion, peptidyl-cysteine S-nitrosylation, hydrogen peroxide catabolic process; LOCATED IN: peroxisomal matrix, apoplast, chloroplast, peroxisome, plasma membrane; EXPRESSED IN: 26 plant structures; EXPRESSED DURING: 16 growth stages; CONTAINS InterPro DOMAIN/s: FAD-dependent pyridine nucleotide-disulphide oxidoreductase (InterPro:IPR013027), FAD/NAD-linked reductase, dimerisation (InterPro:IPR016156), Pyridine nucleotide-disulphide oxidoreductase, NAD-binding region (InterPro:IPR001327); BEST Arabidopsis thaliana protein match is: Pyridine nucleotide-disulphide oxidoreductase family protein (TAIR:AT5G03630.1); Has 31553 Blast hits to 31492 proteins in 3048 species: Archae - 709; Bacteria - 24685; Metazoa - 865; Fungi - 647; Plants - 730; Viruses - 0; Other Eukaryotes - 3917 (source: NCBI BLink).), giving the protein MAEKSFKYIILGGGVSAGYAAKEFANQGVQPGELAVISKEAVAPYERPALSKGYLFPEGAARLPGFHCCVGSGGEKLLPESYKQKGIELILSTEIVKADLSAKSLVSATGDVFKYQTLIIATGSTVLRLTDFGVKGADSKNILYLREIDDADKLVEAIKAKKGGKAVVVGGGYIGLELSAVLRINNLDVTMVFPEPWCMPRLFTADIAAFYETYYTNKGVKIIKGTVASGFTAQPNGEVKEVQLKDGRTLEADIVIVGVGAKPLTSLFKGQVEEDKGGIKTDAFFKTSVPDVYAVGDVATFPLKMYGDVRRVEHVDHSRKSAEQAVKAIKAAEGGAAVEEYDYLPFFYSRSFDLSWQFYGDNVGDSVLFGDSNPSNPKPRFGAYWVQGGKVVGAFMEGGSGDENKALAKVAKARPSAESLDELVKQGISFAAKI; this is encoded by the exons ATGGCGGAGAAGAGCTTTAAGTACATCATCCTCGGCGGCGGCGTCTCTGCC GGATACGCAGCTAAGGAGTTTGCCAATCAAGGGGTTCAACCAGGAGAATTGGCTGTTATCTCGAAAGAGGCG GTGGCTCCATATGAACGCCCTGCACTTAGCAAGGGGTATTTGTTTCCTGAAG gGGCTGCTAGACTTCCAGGTTTCCATTGCTGTGTTGGTAGTGGTGGAGAAAAACTGCTTCCTGAATCCTACAAGCAGAAAG GAATTGAGTTGATACTAAGCACAGAAATAGTGAAAGCTGATCTCTCTGCCAAGAGTCTTGTCAGTGCAACTGGGGATGTCTTCAAGTATCAGACGCTCATAATTGCAACTGGTTCTACT GTTCTCAGATTGACTGATTTTGGAGTAAAAGGTGCAGACTCTAAGAATATCCTCTATCTGAGAGAGATTGATGATGCCGACAAATTGGTTGAAGCAATTAAAGCTAAGAAAGGTGGAAAGGCTGTAGTTGTTGGCGGAGGTTACATTGGTCTTGAGCTTAGTGCAGTTTTAAGGATCAACAATTTAGATGTCACTATGGTTTTCCCTGAACCTTGGTGCA TGCCTAGGCTTTTCACCGCCGATATTGCTGCTTTCTATGAGACTTACTATACAAACAAGGGAGTGAAGATCATTAAAGGAACAGTGGCATCTGGGTTCACAGCTCAGCCAAATGGAGAG GTGAAGGAAGTACAACTCAAGGATGGGAGGACATTGGAAGCCGACATTGTGATAGTTGGGGTTGGTGCAAAACCATTGACATCCTTATTCAAGGGACAGGTCGAGGAAGATAAAGGTGGAATTAAG ACCGATGCATTCTTCAAAACAAGTGTTCCAGATGTTTACGCTGTTGGTGACGTTGCTACTTTCCCTTTGAAAATGTACGGAGACGTGAGAAGGGTCGAGCATGTTGACCATTCCCGCAAATCAGCAGAGCAAGCTGTTAAG GCGATCAAAGCGGCTGAGGGAGGCGCAGCGGTGGAGGAATACGACTATCTTCCATTCTTCTACTCTCGCTCCTTTGATCTCTCATGGCAGTTCTACGGAGACAACGTAGGAGACTCTGTGTTATTTGGAGACAGCAATCcatcaaacccaaaaccaaGATTTGGAGCATATTGGGTTCAAGGTGGTAAAGTGGTTGGAGCATTCATGGAGGGAGGTAGTGGTGATGAGAACAAAGCCTTGGCTAAAGTCGCCAAAGCTCGACCTTCTGCAGAGAGTCTCGACGAGCTCGTGAAACAAGGAATTTCCTTCGCAGCTAAGATC
- a CDS encoding Polynucleotidyl transferase, ribonuclease H-like superfamily protein (Polynucleotidyl transferase, ribonuclease H-like superfamily protein; FUNCTIONS IN: hydrolase activity, acting on ester bonds, nucleic acid binding; INVOLVED IN: DNA repair, response to DNA damage stimulus, nucleobase, nucleoside, nucleotide and nucleic acid metabolic process, DNA recombination; LOCATED IN: cytoplasm; CONTAINS InterPro DOMAIN/s: Resolvase, RNase H-like fold (InterPro:IPR006641), Polynucleotidyl transferase, ribonuclease H fold (InterPro:IPR012337), Resolvase, holliday junction-type, YqgF-like (InterPro:IPR005227); Has 4393 Blast hits to 4393 proteins in 1559 species: Archae - 0; Bacteria - 3177; Metazoa - 0; Fungi - 0; Plants - 26; Viruses - 0; Other Eukaryotes - 1190 (source: NCBI BLink).) translates to MKYVKPLSLLGNALKTKVSVPGRFLGLDVGDKYVGLAISDPSNMVASPLSVLLRKKSNIDLMATDFQNLVKAFSVSGLVVGYPFGKLNNVEDVVTVNLFIEELRKTEKLKDVKYTYWDERLSSKTVELMLKPLNLHPVQEKTMLDKLAAVVILQEYLDYANRYVNTEPAE, encoded by the exons ATGAAGTATGTGAAGCCATTGAGCTTATTGGGTAATGCGCTGAAGACCAAAGTGTCAGTCCCTGGTCGGTTTCTGGGTTTAGATGTTGGTGATAAGTATGTTGGATTAGCTATCTCAGATCCTTCAAATATGGTTGCTTCTCCATTGAG TGTTTTGCTcagaaagaaatcaaacattGACCTGATGGCTACAGATTTCCAGAACCTG GTCAAAGCATTTTCTGTGTCGGGATTAGTCGTTGGTTATCCATTTGGCAAACTGAACAATGTAGAggat GTTGTCACTGTGAATCTTTTCATTGAGGAACTTCGTAAGACCGAAAAACTCAAGGATGTGAAATACACATATTGGGACGAGCGATTATCATCAAAG ACCGTTGAACTGATGTTGAAGCCCTTGAATTTGCATCCTGTTCAAGAGAAGACAATGTTGGACAAGTTAGCCGCAGTAGTTATACTTCAG GAGTATTTAGATTACGCGAACAGGTATGTAAACACTGAGCCAGCAGAGTAA